Proteins from a single region of Luteitalea sp.:
- a CDS encoding excinuclease ABC subunit UvrA: MDDERIAIRGARVHNLKNIDVDLPRERLVVVTGLSGSGKSSLAFDTLYAEGQRRYVESMSAYARQFLEQMEKPDVDLVSGLSPAIAIEQKTTASNPRSTVGTVTEIYDYLRLLFANIGVPHCPQCGRAIATQSAEEIVDLIIAYPPEERLNVLAPIVRGRKGEFKKELAALRQRGFTRGRIDGRLRSLEEEIKLDRRRNHSIEVLVDRLVIKAGIERRLTESIELALTLGDGLVIINTLEGGDRLHSRKMACVDCGISVPEMTPRAFSFNSPHGACPACQGLGLVHDFDPARVVPDDRKSLAEGAIAPWVHGDRAFVTQALTRLREVFGIDPDVPFRSLPKKARDVLFWGAQTHASALRATADKSAASALRATAGKSAYKTGRRARGEAAAKSSQTRTDPFGHAFEGLVPNLRRRYEQGSWAERERLEIYRALATCPVCQGGRLRAESRAVRVKDYTLPEITAQPIARALELVERLTLTERETLVAGRILREIRERVRFLVDVGVGYLTLSRSAATLSGGEGQRIRLATQIGASLTGVLYVLDEPSIGLHHRDNHRLLQTLVRLRDLGNTVVVVEHDEETIRTADWVIDLGPGAGEHGGYLIFQGRPEALTNGAADVRAVSPADSLAVSNVEPRVTSEGESGAARTMASPGMSVVESLTGQYLRGDRVIPARAVRRRPGKAALRVVGARAHNLKNIDVAFPLGLFLAVTGVSGSGKSTLVNDILYKALARELYRAADEPGPHRAIEGLDLIDKVIQIDQSPIGRTPRSNPATYIGLFTFIRDLFAMLPEARARGYRPGRFSFNVKGGRCEACQGDGVMAIEMHFLPNVYVTCEQCKGRRYNKETLEVKYRGKSIADILDLTVDQAVPLLESFPPIATKLRTLQQVGLGYIELGQSATTLSGGEAQRVKLAKELSRRSTGRTVYMLDEPTTGLHFEDIRKLLEVLHQLVDQGNTVLIIEHNLDVVRSADHIIDLGPEGGDGGGRVVAEGTPEQVIRARGSHTGRCLADLEGHRQKLGRTGTA, encoded by the coding sequence ATGGACGACGAACGCATCGCCATCCGCGGCGCGCGGGTGCACAACCTGAAGAACATCGATGTCGATCTCCCGCGCGAGAGGCTCGTGGTTGTCACGGGCCTTTCCGGATCTGGGAAGTCTTCTCTCGCCTTCGACACGCTCTATGCCGAGGGCCAGCGGCGCTACGTCGAGTCGATGTCCGCCTATGCTCGCCAATTTCTCGAGCAGATGGAGAAGCCGGACGTCGATCTCGTTTCCGGCCTCTCGCCCGCGATTGCGATCGAGCAGAAGACTACGGCGTCCAATCCACGGTCGACGGTCGGGACCGTCACCGAGATCTACGACTATCTCAGGCTGCTCTTCGCGAACATTGGTGTTCCGCACTGCCCGCAGTGCGGCCGCGCCATCGCCACACAGTCCGCCGAAGAGATCGTGGATCTCATCATTGCCTACCCGCCCGAAGAACGCCTGAACGTGCTCGCACCGATCGTCCGTGGGCGCAAGGGTGAGTTCAAGAAGGAGCTCGCGGCCCTTCGGCAGCGCGGGTTCACCCGCGGCCGTATCGACGGGCGCCTGCGATCGCTGGAAGAGGAGATCAAGCTCGATCGGCGGCGCAATCACTCGATAGAGGTGCTGGTCGATCGTCTGGTGATCAAGGCCGGCATCGAGCGGCGACTTACCGAGTCGATCGAGCTCGCCCTCACCCTGGGTGACGGCCTCGTGATCATCAATACGCTGGAGGGGGGCGATCGACTCCACTCGCGCAAGATGGCCTGTGTCGATTGCGGCATCAGCGTGCCAGAGATGACGCCGCGCGCCTTTTCGTTCAACTCACCGCACGGCGCATGCCCGGCGTGTCAAGGCCTCGGTTTGGTGCACGACTTCGACCCGGCGCGCGTCGTTCCAGATGACCGCAAATCGCTCGCAGAGGGCGCCATCGCGCCGTGGGTGCACGGAGACCGGGCGTTCGTGACGCAGGCCCTGACACGGCTGCGGGAGGTCTTTGGGATCGATCCGGACGTCCCGTTTCGGAGCTTGCCGAAGAAGGCGCGGGATGTGCTCTTCTGGGGCGCTCAGACACACGCCTCCGCGCTTCGCGCTACGGCGGACAAGTCCGCTGCTTCCGCGCTGCGCGCCACGGCGGGCAAGTCGGCGTACAAAACAGGACGCCGAGCGCGGGGCGAGGCTGCGGCGAAGTCTTCGCAAACGCGGACAGACCCGTTCGGGCACGCCTTCGAAGGCCTGGTGCCCAACCTTCGTCGCCGTTACGAGCAGGGCTCCTGGGCCGAGCGTGAGCGACTCGAGATCTACCGGGCCCTTGCGACCTGTCCGGTATGCCAGGGCGGGCGGCTGCGGGCCGAGAGTCGTGCAGTCCGCGTCAAGGACTACACGTTGCCGGAGATCACCGCACAACCGATCGCGCGTGCGCTGGAGCTGGTCGAGCGGCTGACATTGACGGAGCGCGAGACGCTCGTTGCCGGCCGCATCCTGCGCGAGATTCGTGAGCGTGTGCGGTTTCTCGTCGACGTCGGTGTGGGCTATCTGACGCTCAGCCGGTCGGCCGCAACGCTCTCTGGCGGTGAGGGGCAGCGGATTCGGCTCGCAACCCAGATTGGCGCGAGCCTGACCGGTGTGCTGTACGTGCTCGACGAGCCCTCGATCGGTCTGCATCACCGTGACAACCATCGGCTGCTGCAAACGCTCGTGAGGCTGCGCGACCTGGGGAACACGGTCGTTGTCGTGGAGCATGACGAGGAAACCATCCGGACGGCCGACTGGGTGATCGATCTCGGGCCTGGCGCCGGCGAGCACGGCGGTTACTTGATCTTCCAGGGGCGTCCCGAGGCGCTGACAAATGGCGCTGCGGACGTGCGCGCAGTGAGCCCGGCAGACTCGCTTGCGGTGAGCAACGTCGAACCGCGTGTGACGAGCGAGGGTGAATCGGGTGCTGCGCGCACCATGGCATCTCCTGGGATGAGCGTAGTCGAATCCCTCACTGGCCAGTATCTGCGCGGCGATCGCGTGATTCCCGCGCGGGCCGTTCGGCGGCGGCCCGGCAAGGCAGCCTTGCGCGTCGTTGGCGCGCGCGCCCATAACCTCAAGAATATCGACGTCGCCTTTCCGCTTGGTCTCTTCCTGGCGGTGACGGGAGTGAGCGGCTCGGGCAAGTCAACCCTCGTCAACGACATTCTCTACAAGGCGCTTGCGCGCGAGCTTTATCGCGCGGCGGATGAACCGGGCCCACATCGTGCGATCGAGGGGCTCGACCTCATCGACAAAGTCATTCAGATCGACCAATCCCCGATCGGTCGGACGCCGCGATCGAACCCAGCGACCTACATCGGACTCTTCACGTTCATTCGGGACCTCTTTGCGATGTTGCCGGAGGCGCGTGCGCGCGGCTACCGGCCGGGTCGCTTCTCGTTCAACGTCAAGGGCGGCCGGTGTGAAGCCTGTCAAGGCGATGGAGTCATGGCCATCGAGATGCACTTCTTGCCGAATGTCTATGTGACCTGCGAGCAGTGCAAGGGACGACGCTACAACAAAGAGACGCTCGAGGTGAAGTACCGAGGAAAGTCGATTGCCGATATCCTCGACCTGACCGTCGATCAAGCAGTACCGCTGCTGGAGAGCTTCCCGCCGATTGCCACCAAGCTACGCACATTGCAGCAGGTTGGGCTCGGCTACATCGAGCTGGGGCAGTCGGCGACAACGTTGAGCGGAGGCGAGGCGCAACGGGTCAAGCTCGCCAAGGAGCTGTCGCGCCGCAGCACGGGACGAACCGTCTACATGCTCGACGAGCCCACGACCGGTCTGCATTTCGAGGATATTCGGAAGCTGCTGGAAGTGCTGCACCAACTGGTCGACCAGGGAAACACGGTCCTCATCATCGAGCACAATCTCGATGTCGTCCGCTCGGCGGACCACATCATCGACCTCGGTCCGGAGGGTGGCGATGGCGGCGGGCGCGTCGTGGCCGAGGGCACGCCCGAGCAGGTGATACGGGCTCGTGGGTCGCACACGGGTCGGTGTCTTGCCGATCTCGAAGGTCACCGCCAAAAGCTCGGCCGTACTGGCACTGCCTGA
- the lysA gene encoding diaminopimelate decarboxylase, producing the protein MAEAVTSPNAAASSATVGFTYENDVLRCDGLPIDDIANEVTTPCYLYSAGTIGLRYRLFAAALADTPHALHYALKANSTLALVELLRSLGVRADANSVGEIEVALRAGFAPRDIVFTGVGKSRHELARAVGLDVQAINAESAGELARIDELAQAQGRSARVALRVNPDVDPETHPHISTGQRHNKFGVPIADVPALVRTMHARAGLHVVGLHVHLGSQMTSLEPISRAVAAIVPIARALKADNVPLDHLDLGGGLGISYDEAPVPDFQAYAAILEAAARDTGLSLVLEPGRALIGPAGALVARVVDVKPHHAGHFVVLDAGMTELLRPALYGAFHRIVPVERRDSPVATCDIVGPVCESSDILGLARRIPLPQVDDLVAILDAGAYGSAMASNYNRRPFPVEVLVQDGAWRIIRRRQSVDDMLASEI; encoded by the coding sequence ATGGCTGAGGCAGTGACATCACCAAACGCGGCCGCTTCCAGCGCCACGGTCGGCTTTACGTATGAAAACGACGTGCTCCGCTGTGACGGTCTGCCGATCGACGACATCGCGAACGAGGTGACAACCCCTTGCTATCTCTACAGTGCCGGCACTATTGGCCTGCGGTATCGGCTGTTCGCCGCCGCGCTCGCTGACACGCCGCACGCTCTTCATTATGCGTTGAAGGCGAACTCCACGCTGGCGCTCGTCGAGCTGCTGAGATCGTTGGGCGTCCGGGCGGACGCCAACTCGGTGGGCGAGATCGAGGTGGCGCTCAGGGCGGGGTTCGCGCCCCGCGACATCGTGTTCACTGGCGTCGGGAAGTCGCGGCACGAGCTCGCACGTGCGGTCGGCCTCGATGTGCAGGCTATCAACGCCGAGTCTGCGGGCGAGCTCGCGCGCATCGACGAGCTCGCCCAGGCGCAAGGGCGCAGCGCCCGCGTCGCGCTGCGTGTCAATCCTGATGTCGATCCCGAGACGCACCCGCACATCTCGACGGGCCAGAGACACAACAAGTTCGGGGTCCCGATCGCTGACGTGCCGGCGCTCGTCCGCACCATGCATGCGCGCGCAGGCCTGCACGTCGTTGGACTACACGTGCACCTCGGCTCCCAAATGACGAGCCTCGAGCCCATCTCGCGCGCTGTCGCGGCGATCGTGCCGATCGCCCGTGCGCTCAAGGCGGACAATGTGCCGCTGGATCATCTGGATCTCGGTGGTGGGCTGGGCATCTCGTACGATGAAGCGCCAGTGCCGGACTTCCAGGCTTACGCGGCGATCCTCGAAGCGGCTGCCCGTGATACCGGTCTTTCCCTGGTTCTCGAGCCGGGCCGCGCGCTCATTGGTCCAGCAGGCGCGCTGGTTGCCCGCGTCGTGGATGTCAAGCCGCACCACGCGGGCCACTTCGTGGTCCTCGATGCCGGGATGACCGAGCTCTTGCGCCCGGCGCTCTATGGCGCGTTTCACCGCATCGTTCCCGTCGAGCGTCGAGACTCGCCAGTCGCCACCTGCGACATCGTCGGACCGGTGTGCGAAAGCAGCGACATCCTCGGGCTGGCTCGACGGATCCCTTTGCCGCAGGTGGACGATCTCGTCGCCATTCTCGATGCCGGAGCCTATGGCTCCGCCATGGCTTCGAACTACAATCGCCGCCCGTTCCCGGTAGAGGTGCTGGTCCAGGATGGCGCGTGGCGCATCATCCGGCGCCGACAAAGCGTCGATGACATGCTCGCCAGCGAGATCTAA
- a CDS encoding HNH endonuclease — MEQTLLLNATYEPLKVVHWQKAITLWFQGKVEIVAVYDREVRSVSFSIKLPSVIRLLRHIRLKRKFDEVPFSRANIYARDEYSCQYCGRRFLPVDLTFDHVIPVAQGGRKTWENIVTSCVSCNRAKGGRTPAQAGLHLVRPPRRPTHAPALRISIGLRQTPDSWRDYLYWHVELDDT; from the coding sequence ATGGAGCAAACGCTCCTTCTCAACGCGACCTATGAGCCCCTCAAGGTCGTCCACTGGCAAAAGGCGATCACCCTCTGGTTTCAGGGGAAGGTCGAGATCGTCGCCGTGTATGACCGCGAGGTCCGGTCGGTCAGCTTCAGCATCAAGCTGCCCTCGGTCATCCGCCTGCTGCGTCACATCCGTCTGAAACGCAAGTTCGACGAGGTGCCGTTCTCGCGCGCGAATATCTATGCGCGTGACGAGTACTCCTGCCAGTACTGTGGCCGGCGCTTCCTGCCTGTCGATCTCACCTTCGACCACGTCATCCCCGTCGCTCAAGGTGGTCGCAAGACGTGGGAGAACATCGTCACTTCTTGTGTGTCGTGCAACCGTGCGAAGGGGGGACGCACGCCGGCCCAGGCCGGTCTGCACCTCGTCCGCCCGCCTCGGCGGCCGACGCACGCGCCGGCCTTGCGCATTAGCATTGGGTTGCGTCAGACGCCGGACAGCTGGCGAGACTACCTCTACTGGCATGTGGAGCTCGACGATACGTGA
- a CDS encoding sigma-70 family RNA polymerase sigma factor, protein MSPDFSTSDAAAVNALIERCLQGNQVAWEAIVRQHWRKVFNVAYKFVGKHDEAEDLTQDIFLKIFRSLGTFDRRANFQTWLISVSRNLCIDHYRSVRKERETIAREIDASTMPAATSDAGPYAQLEHDDQRALLRRALDRLAPTLRSAVLLRDIQELSYQEIAARLDLPEGTVKSRINRGRSELTRQIKRLQADAAARAAAAANARETGARE, encoded by the coding sequence ATGTCACCCGATTTCTCCACGTCTGACGCGGCGGCTGTCAACGCGCTGATCGAGCGCTGCCTGCAAGGCAACCAGGTGGCGTGGGAAGCGATCGTGCGCCAGCACTGGCGGAAAGTCTTCAACGTCGCGTACAAGTTCGTGGGAAAACATGACGAGGCGGAAGACCTCACGCAGGACATCTTTCTGAAGATCTTCCGCTCGCTGGGAACCTTCGACCGGCGCGCGAACTTCCAGACCTGGCTCATCAGCGTCTCCCGGAACCTTTGCATCGATCACTACCGGAGCGTGCGCAAGGAGCGGGAAACGATTGCACGCGAGATCGATGCCTCCACCATGCCGGCCGCCACATCGGATGCCGGCCCGTACGCGCAGCTCGAGCACGACGACCAGCGAGCGCTGCTGCGGCGCGCGCTCGACCGGCTTGCGCCAACGCTGCGCTCGGCCGTGCTGTTGCGCGACATCCAGGAGCTGTCGTATCAAGAGATCGCGGCGCGTCTGGACCTCCCGGAAGGCACGGTAAAATCGCGCATCAACCGTGGACGATCGGAGCTGACGCGACAGATCAAGCGGTTGCAGGCCGACGCCGCGGCACGCGCGGCGGCGGCGGCAAACGCTCGTGAGACAGGAGCACGCGAATGA
- a CDS encoding gluconolaconase, translating to MIRRVTPSMAIEGGRLRIEGERLLAGGGLPAVSIAGRLARLERASPTTLIVTVPPGTASGVQPITHDGYANQAELVEIGAPFVSGIHQVDNPVFDRRGWLYVTYSGSRGQSAPVSIFRVMRDGSRQPFVIGITNPTSLAVDGAGRLHVTSRFDGTVYRINEEGGFTVAASELGIACGLAFDERNVMYVGDRTGTIFRIEEGGRARIFATLPPSIAAFHLAVAPDGTLAATGPTPGSRDPVYRIDRDGHVDVLYDGFGRPQGLAFDSSGVLYVTEALAGRSGIYRLHGINGAGVAAELLLSGPNLIGMAFDPQGGLAVSTNDTVYRLTGGAQA from the coding sequence GTGATCCGCCGTGTCACGCCGTCGATGGCCATCGAGGGGGGCCGCTTGCGGATCGAGGGCGAGCGGTTGCTCGCCGGCGGCGGGTTGCCGGCGGTCTCGATCGCGGGTCGCCTTGCACGCCTCGAGCGCGCGTCGCCGACAACCCTGATCGTGACAGTGCCGCCGGGTACCGCTAGCGGCGTGCAACCCATCACGCACGACGGCTACGCGAATCAGGCGGAGCTCGTGGAAATCGGGGCGCCGTTTGTCAGCGGTATTCACCAGGTCGACAATCCGGTATTCGATCGCCGCGGATGGCTGTACGTGACGTACAGCGGAAGTCGGGGCCAGTCAGCGCCGGTCTCGATATTTCGCGTGATGCGCGACGGCAGCCGCCAGCCCTTCGTGATCGGGATCACGAATCCGACGTCGCTCGCCGTGGACGGCGCCGGCCGCTTGCACGTCACGAGCCGCTTCGACGGCACCGTGTATCGGATCAACGAGGAGGGAGGCTTCACGGTGGCGGCGTCGGAGCTCGGCATTGCGTGCGGTCTCGCGTTCGACGAGCGCAACGTCATGTACGTCGGGGACCGGACGGGCACGATCTTCCGCATCGAGGAGGGTGGCCGGGCACGGATATTCGCGACGCTACCACCAAGCATTGCGGCGTTTCACCTCGCGGTCGCGCCCGATGGCACGCTCGCCGCCACGGGACCGACGCCCGGATCGCGCGATCCCGTGTACCGCATCGACCGTGACGGACATGTCGATGTCCTCTACGACGGCTTTGGCCGGCCGCAAGGTCTAGCCTTCGACTCGAGCGGCGTGCTCTACGTTACCGAGGCGCTCGCAGGCCGCAGCGGTATCTACCGGCTCCATGGCATCAATGGTGCCGGCGTCGCCGCCGAGCTGCTCCTCTCCGGTCCGAACCTCATCGGCATGGCATTCGACCCCCAAGGTGGCCTCGCCGTTTCGACCAACGATACGGTGTACCGGCTTACGGGCGGGGCCCAGGCCTAA
- a CDS encoding anti-sigma factor antagonist (This anti-anti-sigma factor, or anti-sigma factor antagonist, belongs to a family that includes characterized members SpoIIAA, RsbV, RsfA, and RsfB.): MNLTTEDREGISIVRVGETRMMYPVLADFSAAVTTLVDDGARKVLIDFSTVDYIDSATIGCLMDLYRQITAAGGALRLCGVQRRVETMLTMTGAQNFIPLHTDEASAVKSFGGPHAQN; encoded by the coding sequence ATGAACCTCACCACTGAGGATCGAGAGGGCATCTCTATTGTGCGGGTCGGCGAGACGCGGATGATGTATCCGGTGCTCGCAGACTTCTCCGCCGCCGTGACCACGCTCGTGGACGACGGTGCCCGGAAAGTGCTCATCGACTTCTCCACGGTCGACTACATCGACAGCGCCACGATCGGTTGCTTGATGGATCTGTACCGGCAGATCACGGCTGCCGGAGGTGCGTTGCGGCTCTGCGGTGTGCAGCGGCGTGTGGAGACGATGCTGACAATGACCGGTGCGCAGAACTTCATCCCACTCCACACGGATGAGGCGAGCGCCGTCAAGAGCTTCGGGGGTCCGCATGCGCAAAATTAA
- the tmk gene encoding dTMP kinase, with amino-acid sequence MFGERRPSCRHCGGDVLIAVEGVDQSGKQTQVEALAQHLRERHQRVETLEFPVYTTPIGQEIRAALASERSFPPDVLQLLFVANRGELRPQIEAWLADGAHVICDRYVASSVAYGEAQGLDPRWLRDIQRFLPRPGLTVLLDITPSVAALRKQRGRDRFEADLALLERVRESYLRQAREGKWITVDASQKKEEVALAVRAALAPPGSLDPWIPGSLDPLIP; translated from the coding sequence GTGTTCGGCGAACGGCGCCCATCGTGTCGTCACTGTGGAGGAGACGTGCTCATTGCCGTTGAGGGGGTCGATCAGAGCGGCAAGCAGACGCAGGTAGAGGCGCTCGCGCAGCATTTGCGTGAGCGACACCAGCGCGTCGAGACGCTGGAATTCCCCGTCTACACCACGCCCATTGGGCAGGAGATCCGCGCCGCGCTCGCGAGTGAGCGGAGCTTCCCGCCCGACGTTCTCCAGCTCCTCTTTGTTGCGAATCGTGGAGAGCTACGGCCGCAGATCGAGGCTTGGTTGGCCGATGGCGCTCACGTCATCTGTGATCGCTACGTCGCCTCATCTGTCGCCTACGGAGAAGCACAAGGCCTCGATCCGAGATGGCTGCGAGACATTCAGCGCTTTCTTCCGCGGCCAGGCCTGACAGTGCTGCTCGACATCACGCCGTCCGTTGCAGCCCTTCGCAAGCAGCGGGGACGCGATCGATTCGAAGCGGACCTCGCCTTGCTCGAGCGCGTGCGCGAAAGTTATCTCCGCCAAGCTCGTGAGGGAAAGTGGATCACCGTCGACGCCTCGCAGAAGAAGGAGGAGGTCGCCCTGGCCGTTCGCGCTGCCCTCGCCCCCCCTGGATCCCTGGATCCCTGGATCCCTGGATCCCTGGATCCCCTGATCCCTTGA
- a CDS encoding UDP-3-O-acyl-N-acetylglucosamine deacetylase gives MNPQRTVRRAIPCAGIGLHSGNRVTLTLRPAPANHGIRFKRTDLGGLEIRATVANVATMHYATGLARDEGSVDTVEHLLAALVSQGIDNVSVELNTPEVPIMDGSAAPFVYLIHEAGLKNSGASRKYLKVLRPISLGRGDKQIVVYPADDFRVTYTISFDHPLLRHQARSIRVTAESFAEDIAPARTFGFLKEVEMLRQRGLALGGSLDNAVVLGETGVLNNTLRFADEFVRHKILDVIGDLALVGYPIVGHVVAQRGGHALHTAFATKILAERDAWCLIEAPAGGPVESVVPQPAAIGLPVPAKANA, from the coding sequence ATGAATCCTCAGCGGACTGTTCGTCGAGCCATTCCTTGTGCCGGTATTGGATTGCATTCAGGTAATCGGGTCACATTGACTCTCCGGCCGGCACCCGCCAATCACGGCATTCGATTCAAGCGCACGGATCTCGGCGGACTCGAGATTCGCGCGACGGTGGCGAATGTCGCCACCATGCACTACGCAACGGGCCTGGCTCGGGACGAGGGGAGTGTTGACACGGTTGAGCACTTGCTTGCGGCGCTGGTCAGTCAAGGCATTGACAACGTCAGCGTCGAGCTCAACACTCCCGAGGTCCCGATCATGGACGGTAGTGCGGCGCCGTTCGTCTATCTCATCCATGAAGCAGGCCTCAAGAACTCAGGGGCTTCTCGCAAGTATTTGAAGGTGCTGCGGCCAATTTCCCTCGGTCGCGGCGACAAACAAATCGTGGTCTATCCCGCCGACGACTTCCGGGTGACTTACACGATCAGCTTCGATCATCCGCTGCTGCGGCACCAGGCGCGGTCGATCCGGGTGACAGCAGAGTCGTTTGCCGAGGATATCGCGCCCGCGCGGACGTTCGGCTTCCTCAAAGAGGTCGAGATGCTGCGGCAGCGAGGCCTCGCGCTCGGGGGCTCGCTGGACAATGCGGTCGTCCTTGGTGAAACGGGCGTCCTGAACAACACGCTGCGCTTCGCCGACGAGTTCGTCCGGCACAAGATCCTTGACGTGATTGGCGACCTCGCACTGGTGGGGTACCCGATCGTCGGCCACGTGGTGGCGCAGCGCGGAGGGCACGCGCTCCACACCGCCTTTGCCACCAAGATCCTCGCCGAGCGCGACGCGTGGTGCTTGATCGAGGCGCCAGCCGGCGGGCCGGTCGAATCCGTCGTGCCACAGCCAGCGGCCATCGGCCTGCCGGTGCCCGCCAAGGCCAATGCATGA
- a CDS encoding sulfatase-like hydrolase/transferase, which yields MARLMAAACLLVAIAAPPALAQQAARPNILWITSEDNGPNLGAYGDTYATTPNLDRLASRGLRYLNAWSTAPVCAPARTAIITGMYPSSTGSEHMRSMVRLPASMRMFPELLRQAGYYTSNNVKEDYNIEKTGKVWDDSSKTAHWRNRPQGKPFFAVFNITLTHESQIRSRPHTWVHDPAKAPLPAYHPDTREVREDWAQYHDKMTEMDRVVGERLAELEADGLADDTIVIYFGDHGAGLPRLKRWPYNSGLRVPLLAYVPPKFRHLAPDGYEAGGTSTRLVGFVDLAPTMLSVVGLEVPAWMQGHAFFGRLDQPAPAFAFGVRGRMDERYDMVRSVRDQRYIYIRNYLPHRIYGQYLSYMFETPTTQVWKRLYDEGKLEPPRTFFWETKPPEELYDLTADPDEVHNLAASSTHRTVLERLRRALDGHAATIRDVGFLPEYEMRRRAASSTPYEMGHDERRYDLDRVRTMAMQASDARVPLDVIRQGLTDADPAVRYWAAMGMLIREGDAVSAAADELTDLLEDEAPGPRIMAAEVLARYGSEVSQRRAIDVLVETADVTRSGFYESVLALNSLCHVEALPAEVKETVEKLPTTHPSIHQRENFYLQRLVEAIVDGKG from the coding sequence ATCGCTCGTCTGATGGCGGCCGCCTGTCTCCTCGTGGCGATTGCCGCTCCTCCGGCCCTCGCGCAGCAAGCTGCCCGCCCAAATATCCTCTGGATTACGAGCGAGGACAACGGTCCGAATCTCGGTGCGTACGGCGACACGTACGCCACCACGCCGAATCTCGACCGGCTCGCGTCACGTGGGCTGCGCTATCTGAACGCCTGGTCGACTGCGCCCGTCTGCGCGCCAGCGCGTACGGCAATTATCACGGGGATGTATCCCTCCTCCACCGGATCGGAGCACATGCGAAGCATGGTGCGCCTGCCGGCGTCGATGCGCATGTTTCCCGAGCTCTTGCGTCAGGCCGGCTACTACACGTCGAACAACGTGAAGGAGGATTACAACATCGAGAAGACCGGCAAGGTCTGGGACGACTCGTCGAAGACCGCGCATTGGCGCAACCGGCCGCAGGGCAAGCCGTTCTTCGCGGTGTTCAACATCACCCTCACGCACGAGAGCCAGATCCGCAGCCGTCCGCACACGTGGGTGCATGATCCCGCCAAGGCCCCCCTGCCCGCCTATCATCCAGACACGCGCGAAGTACGCGAGGACTGGGCGCAGTATCACGACAAGATGACCGAGATGGACCGTGTGGTTGGTGAGCGCCTGGCGGAGCTAGAGGCCGACGGCCTGGCCGACGACACCATCGTCATCTATTTCGGCGATCACGGCGCAGGGTTGCCGCGCCTGAAGCGGTGGCCGTACAACTCGGGGCTGCGCGTCCCGCTCCTCGCCTACGTGCCGCCGAAGTTTCGTCACCTCGCCCCAGACGGCTACGAGGCTGGCGGCACCAGCACACGCCTCGTGGGCTTCGTCGATCTCGCACCCACGATGCTCAGCGTCGTGGGTCTCGAGGTGCCTGCGTGGATGCAAGGGCACGCCTTCTTTGGACGGTTGGACCAGCCAGCGCCGGCATTCGCGTTCGGTGTTCGGGGACGCATGGATGAGCGATATGACATGGTCCGCTCCGTTCGAGATCAGCGCTACATCTACATCCGAAACTACCTACCGCATCGCATCTACGGACAGTATCTCTCGTACATGTTCGAGACGCCTACGACACAGGTCTGGAAGCGCTTGTACGACGAGGGGAAGCTCGAGCCGCCGCGCACCTTCTTCTGGGAAACGAAGCCGCCCGAAGAGCTGTACGACTTGACAGCCGATCCGGATGAAGTGCACAACCTCGCCGCGTCGAGCACTCATCGCACGGTGCTAGAGCGCCTGCGGCGCGCACTGGACGGGCATGCTGCAACGATTCGCGATGTCGGCTTCCTGCCGGAGTACGAAATGCGCCGCCGCGCAGCCTCGAGCACGCCCTACGAGATGGGCCACGACGAGCGCCGCTACGATCTGGACCGGGTGCGGACGATGGCCATGCAGGCATCGGATGCACGCGTGCCGCTCGATGTGATTCGACAAGGGCTGACGGATGCTGATCCGGCGGTGCGGTATTGGGCCGCGATGGGCATGCTCATTCGCGAAGGTGACGCCGTGTCGGCTGCTGCCGACGAGCTCACCGACCTACTCGAGGACGAGGCGCCGGGTCCACGAATCATGGCCGCCGAAGTGTTGGCGCGGTACGGATCCGAGGTCTCGCAACGCCGTGCAATCGATGTGCTCGTCGAAACGGCCGACGTGACGCGGTCTGGCTTCTATGAAAGTGTTCTCGCCTTGAATTCTCTGTGCCACGTCGAGGCCTTGCCGGCGGAGGTCAAAGAAACCGTCGAAAAGCTCCCGACCACGCACCCATCGATTCACCAGCGTGAGAATTTCTACTTGCAGCGCTTGGTGGAGGCGATAGTCGACGGCAAGGGGTAA